A stretch of the Ptiloglossa arizonensis isolate GNS036 chromosome 1, iyPtiAriz1_principal, whole genome shotgun sequence genome encodes the following:
- the Rilpl gene encoding rab interacting lysosomal protein like isoform X2 encodes MPFCLENYTTCNMEEYAVVSDVSVVDVYDIASEIGKECEKLIDSFGVESVTNLMPKVIHALELLESLATKNERENTIVQELRAKISQLETDKIGKAEDRQRFEKELEQIEEHWRQESRDLVGMVTRLQEENRRLAEALQESHSDTFTASQEVDVTVLQHLRSMIDKQRDQIRVRDKELLQKNVEIENLTAQVEKLGVVGRELKRKQRQAQMQARGLVEERADFLAQLQDQNRELINLRARLGLARKENEDLSKLQGCPDLTNKAVYDLDDPDRPRFTTAELKEILHERNELKARVSDLEDELELYRPKPEIVEDDKDAPVQGPLPYEPDDAPWKKSESGIRKFFRKIFSESSSSFLVGSSPRRSLSSLSKMALSGNSTCDESV; translated from the exons ATGCCTTTTTGTTTGGAAAATTACACAACCTGTAACATGGAGGAATATGCTGTAGTATCAGATGTATCAGTTGTAGATGTTTACGACATTGCTTCAGAAATAGGGAAAGAATGTGAGAAACTCATAGATTCGTTTGGAGTAGAATCAGTAACAAATCTTATGCCAAAAGTGATACATGCATTGGAGCTATTAGAAAGTCTTGCAACTAAAAATGAACGTGAAAATACAATAGTCCAGGAATTACGTGCAAAGATTTCACAATTGGAAACTGATAAGATTGGAAAAGCTGAAGACAGACAAAGATTCGAAAAG GAACTAGAACAAATTGAGGAACATTGGCGACAAGAATCTCGTGATCTAGTAGGAATGGTTACAAGATTGCAGGAAGAAAATAGGCGATTAGCAGAGGCTCTACAAGAATCGCATAGTGATA CCTTTACAGCTAGTCAAGAAGTTGATGTGACAGTATTACAACATTTAAGGTCCATGATAGACAAACAAAGAGATCAAATTCGAGTAAGAGACAAAGAATTGCTGCAGAAAAATGTGGAAATAGAAAAT CTAACAGCACAGGTTGAAAAACTTGGAGTTGTTGGTCGAGAATTAAAACGCAAACAACGTCAAGCACAAATGCAAGCTCGCGGTTTGGTGGAAGAAAGAGCAGATTTTTTGGCACAGTTACAAGATCAAAATCGTGAACTGATAAATCTTCGAGCTCGTCTTGGTTTGgcaagaaaagaaaatgaagatTTAAGTAAATTGCAGGGATGTCCAGACCTAACAAATAAGGCTGTTTATGATCTAGACGATCCTGACAGACCAAGGTTTACTACTGCTGAATTAAAAGAAATTCTACATGAACGAAATGAATTGAAAGCCAGGGTTTCCGATTTGGAAGATGAACTGGAACTATATCGACCAAAACCTGAAAT TGTGGAAGACGATAAAGATGCTCCTGTCCAAGGACCACTTCCTTACGAACCAGATGATGCACCATGGAAAAAATCTGAATCTGGAATTCGTAAATT TTTCAGAAAAATTTTCTCAGAGTCTAGCAGTAGCTTTTTAGTCGGTAGTAGTCCACGTAGAAGTCTTTCAAGTCTATCAAAGATGGCCCTGTCTGGAAATAGTACATGTGATGAATCTGTATAA
- the Rilpl gene encoding rab interacting lysosomal protein like isoform X1, which translates to MPFCLENYTTCNMEEYAVVSDVSVVDVYDIASEIGKECEKLIDSFGVESVTNLMPKVIHALELLESLATKNERENTIVQELRAKISQLETDKIGKAEDRQRFEKELEQIEEHWRQESRDLVGMVTRLQEENRRLAEALQESHSDSQYSSKQTFTASQEVDVTVLQHLRSMIDKQRDQIRVRDKELLQKNVEIENLTAQVEKLGVVGRELKRKQRQAQMQARGLVEERADFLAQLQDQNRELINLRARLGLARKENEDLSKLQGCPDLTNKAVYDLDDPDRPRFTTAELKEILHERNELKARVSDLEDELELYRPKPEIVEDDKDAPVQGPLPYEPDDAPWKKSESGIRKFFRKIFSESSSSFLVGSSPRRSLSSLSKMALSGNSTCDESV; encoded by the exons ATGCCTTTTTGTTTGGAAAATTACACAACCTGTAACATGGAGGAATATGCTGTAGTATCAGATGTATCAGTTGTAGATGTTTACGACATTGCTTCAGAAATAGGGAAAGAATGTGAGAAACTCATAGATTCGTTTGGAGTAGAATCAGTAACAAATCTTATGCCAAAAGTGATACATGCATTGGAGCTATTAGAAAGTCTTGCAACTAAAAATGAACGTGAAAATACAATAGTCCAGGAATTACGTGCAAAGATTTCACAATTGGAAACTGATAAGATTGGAAAAGCTGAAGACAGACAAAGATTCGAAAAG GAACTAGAACAAATTGAGGAACATTGGCGACAAGAATCTCGTGATCTAGTAGGAATGGTTACAAGATTGCAGGAAGAAAATAGGCGATTAGCAGAGGCTCTACAAGAATCGCATAGTGATAGTCAGTACAGCAGTAAACAAA CCTTTACAGCTAGTCAAGAAGTTGATGTGACAGTATTACAACATTTAAGGTCCATGATAGACAAACAAAGAGATCAAATTCGAGTAAGAGACAAAGAATTGCTGCAGAAAAATGTGGAAATAGAAAAT CTAACAGCACAGGTTGAAAAACTTGGAGTTGTTGGTCGAGAATTAAAACGCAAACAACGTCAAGCACAAATGCAAGCTCGCGGTTTGGTGGAAGAAAGAGCAGATTTTTTGGCACAGTTACAAGATCAAAATCGTGAACTGATAAATCTTCGAGCTCGTCTTGGTTTGgcaagaaaagaaaatgaagatTTAAGTAAATTGCAGGGATGTCCAGACCTAACAAATAAGGCTGTTTATGATCTAGACGATCCTGACAGACCAAGGTTTACTACTGCTGAATTAAAAGAAATTCTACATGAACGAAATGAATTGAAAGCCAGGGTTTCCGATTTGGAAGATGAACTGGAACTATATCGACCAAAACCTGAAAT TGTGGAAGACGATAAAGATGCTCCTGTCCAAGGACCACTTCCTTACGAACCAGATGATGCACCATGGAAAAAATCTGAATCTGGAATTCGTAAATT TTTCAGAAAAATTTTCTCAGAGTCTAGCAGTAGCTTTTTAGTCGGTAGTAGTCCACGTAGAAGTCTTTCAAGTCTATCAAAGATGGCCCTGTCTGGAAATAGTACATGTGATGAATCTGTATAA